The Chthoniobacterales bacterium genomic interval CCCTGCCGCAACCGGCTGGAATCTCCGATGACGTCGGTCGGCACCTCGGGGTCGAAGCGGACCACGAGCTCGATGCGCTTCGCAAAAGCGCGGGTCGCGTGCACATCGAGCACGTCCTCCACGCACTCGCGCAGGTCGAACGGGCGGGATTCGAGTTCGAACCGGCCGGATTCCATGCGCGAGAAATCGAGGATGTCGTCGATGATGGTCAGCAACGAATCGCCGCAGGTCGCGATCGTGCGCAGATACTCCTCCTGGGTGTGGTCGAGCGTCGTGTGGAGGAGAAGATTCGAGAAGCCGAGCACCCCGTTGAGCGGGGTGCGAATCTCGTGACTCATCACCGCGAGGAACTCGCTCTTCGCGCGATTCGCGGCCTCGGCCGCGTCCTTGGCGGCGATCAATTCCTGCTCGGCGAGACGGCGACGGGTGACGTCGGCCAGCGTGCCACTCGTGCCAATCACCTGCCCCGCAGCGTCACGACGCACGCGGCAATATCCCTCCAGCCAGAGTTGTGCGCCGCTGGCATGGATCACGCGGAAAGCGACCTCGGAACGTTCGACCTCGCCGCGAAACTCGCGTTGCCGGACCTGTTCGACACCGCTCACGTCCTCGGGCAGCAAAAATTTCTCGAAGTTCTGACCGATCGAATCCGTCACGGAATGCCCGGTGACTCGCTGCCACGCGGGATTCAGGAACGTCCAGTTCCCCTCGATGTCCGTCTGGTAGACGACCACTTCGAGCGCTTCGAGCAGCTCGCGGTATTTGCTCTCGCTGGCCGCAAGATCCGCCTGCGCCCGCTTGATCTCGCGCAAATCGTGCCAGACGATCAGCATCACCGTCCGGCCCGCGATGCTCACGTAGGTGCTGCCGACCTCCACGGGAATCAGCTCGCCGCTTGAGTGCCGCTTGAGCACCTCGCGCCGGTGCGTGCCGTGCGCGAGCGTCGCCTCGCGCAGCTCCCGCGCATGCTCGAGCGTGGTGCGCCCGTCAGGTTGAAATTCCGGCCAGAATTTCGTCAGTGGCTGACGAATGATCTCGGCCTTGTCGGTATAGCCGAGCATGGCAAGGGCGGCGTGATTGCAATCCACCACGCCCTCGGCATCGACGAGCAAATGCGGTTCCGTCGTGCCCTCGAAAATCACGCGGAACCGCTCTTCACTGTGCCGACGCGACGTAATGTCGAGCATGACGCCGTCCGCGACCTCAGGTCGGCCGTCCGCCCCCACCGTGATCACGCAACGGTCGGAGACCCACACGTAACCGCCATCGGCGTGCTGCATGCGGTATTCGCACTCGAAGATGCTCCGTTCGCGGCAGGCGCGCTCGAAGGCCTCTGCCACGCGCGCCCGGTCCCCGGGATGAAGCTTCGCGAGCAAGGCCTCATGAGAGCCATTCAAAACGGACGCCGCGCACCCGAGCAAGCGCTCGGTGCCGCCGCTGTAGGTGACGTGGTTGCGCACGAGGTCCTTGTGGTAGACGACCTCGCCGAGCGCCTGGATGAGCAACGCCTGCTGTTCCTCCGCGGCGCGCCACCGCTCCTGCGCCCCGGCTCGTTCGAACTCCCCGAGCAGGATGCGCCGGCGAATCCGCCACACCACCATGCCCATGGCCAGCGCCACGATCGCCGCGACCGAGAGCCCGGCCAGCGCCGCGAATCGTCCGCGATCGAGCCGCTCGTTAAGATGGCCGATATCGAGATCGACGCCCACCGCTCCCACCGGCCGGCCGGCGGAATCGAAAATCGGCGCCAGCCCGGTCATGAACGTCCCGAACTCATCCCGCGCCGGCCCCGTCACGCAGTTTTTTCCGGTGCGCACGGCCTCCGCCTCGATGGCATCCTCCTCCGGCGACTCGCTCGAGAACGGCTCCATCACCGCCGAGGCCTCCAGCTCCCGGGAAAACGCCAGGCGCTTCGCCTGCGTCGCCGTATCCAGCACGAAGAACAGTTTCCCGTCCCGCTCGACGAACGTGTAGAGATACGCGATCTCCGGCGCGCGTTGATGCATCCGCACAAGCGGCTCGATGAGCGCCCGGTATTCCGGGGAATCCGTCTGCTCCGGCCGGGTGATCTCGCGATGCCTGTCTCCGTCGATCAATGCCGCGGCCGCGTTCGCGTAACGCAGGAGATCGCCGTGGATGAGTTCCATCTGCGTTTTCTGCGAGGCCCACTCGACCACGAGGATGCAGAGCGCCGAGGAAAAGAAGATCAGGAGCGCGGCGGTGATGGCGTCGCGAGTCGGACGAGCGAAGGATGGCCGCCCGTCAGATCGGCGGGCGGGCGGGGTTTCCTCGGGCACGTCGGGCATGACTAACGCCGCAAACTAGGAAGGTTCGTAGTCCGAAGCAAGGTTCGTGGAATGGCGATTGCTTCCCCTCGGCTGTCCCGTCTCATGTCCTTTAGCCGTTGTTCCTCCCGCCGCTTCTTTGCATTGCGCGCCCCCCGCGAAATCTCTAGGCAGGCCGTCGCGCGATGATCTCGATCACGATCGACAATCTGGTGAAGAAATTCGGCGACAACGTCGCGCTGAACGGGCTCAGTTTCCGCATCGAGCCCGGCGAACTCTTTTTCCTGCTCGGCCCCAGCGGCTGCGGCAAGACGACGCTGCTGCGCAACATCGCGGGTTTCTACATTCCCGAGGGCGGCCGCATTCTTTTCGGCGACGACGACGTCACCCACCTGCCCCCGCACAAGCGTCACACCGGCATGATGTTCCAGAGCTACGCGCTGTGGCCGCACATGACCGTCGCCCAGAATGTCGCCTTCGGTCTCGTGGAGCGAAAGATTCCGAAGGCCGAGATCGACCAGCGCGTCGGCGCCGCGCTCGAGTCCGTCAAAATGGCGCCCTACGCCACCCGCAAGATCGCCCAGCTCTCCGGCGGCCAGCAGCAGCGCGTCGCCCTCGCCCGCGCCCTCGTCATTCGCCCCCGCGCCCTCCTGCTCGACGAACCGCTCTCGAACCTCGACGCCAAGCTCCGCCTCGAAATGCGCACCGAGATCCGACGCGTCTGCAAGGAATTCGGCCTCACCGCCATCTACGTCACGCACGACCAGAAGGAAGCCCTCTCCATTTCCGATCGCATGGCCATTCTCGAGGGCGGCCACATCGCGCAGATCGGCGATCCGCAGAGCGTTTATCGCCGGCCGAAGTCGAAGGTGGTCGCAGATTTCATCGGCGAAACCAATTTCATCGAGGGCAGGATCCTCGACGCCAAGGGAGCGGACGCCAGCGTCGAGACCCCGGTCGGCACCTTTCACGGCGTCGTCTCCGATCCCGACTGGCTCCCGAAACCCGGCGAATCCGCCACGCTCTCGGTGCGCCCCGAGTGCTGGCGCATCGACCTCACCCGCCCGTCGAAGAACGCCACCGCCGGCCGCATCGGCGAGTCCACGTATCTCGGCGAGATCGCCCAGTATCAGTTCCAGCCCATCGCGGCCGGCGCTCCCGCCCTCAAGATTTTCGAGCTCAATCCCGATCTCGCCCATCGCCCCCAGGACCGCGAACTTTACGCGACTGCCGAGCCGGACGACGTCGTCGTCCTGCGGAAATGACCGCGCGGCTGCTTCTCATCGTCGCGGTGCTTGCCGCCGTGATCGGCGTGCCCTTCGCGCTGAAGCCGAAGCAAAACCTGCTGGCCACCGCGGACGACACCCTCGTCGTCATCAGCCCACACCTCGAAGCGATCCGCTACGAATTCAGCCGCGCATTCGCGGACTATTACAAGGCGAAGACCGGTCGCACCGTCCGCATCGACTGGCGCATCGTCGGCGGCACGAGCGAGATCGCCCGCTACCTGCAAGGTGAATACTACAATGCCTTCCAGCGCGAGTGGACCGCCGCCAAACGGCCGTGGACGAACGAAGTCGCCGCCGCGTTCTCGAATGGCTCGCTGAAACCGGAGGCTTCCCCAACCGCATTAGCCGCGCGGCAGGCCTTTCTCGCCTCGAATGCCGGCGTCGGCATCGACGTCTTCTTCGGCGGTGGCGCCTTCGATTTCATCGCCCAGGCCAAGGCCGGCACGCTCGTCGACAGCGGAGTCATCACCGCGCATCCCGACTGGTTCACCGATGCCAGCATCCCGCTCACCGTCTCGGGCGAGCCGTATTACGACCCGGAAGGCCGCTGGATCGGCACCTGCCTCTCCGCCTTTGGCATTTGCTACAACAACGATTCGCTGCGCTGGCTCGGCGTATCAGAATTGCCCTCGAGCTGGAGCGATCTCGCGAATCCCCGATTCGCGCACCAGGTCGCCCTCGCCGACCCCACGAAGAGCGGCTCCATCGCGAAGGCCTTCGAAATGATCATCCAGCAGCAGATGCAGATCGTCGTCGGCAAGGGCGAGGCCACCGACGCCTTGCTGGCCGAGGGCTGGAAAAACGCGCTCCAGATGATCCTCCGAGCCTCGGCCAACGCCCGCTACTTCGCCGACTCCGCCGGCAAGGTCCCCATGGACGTCTCGCTCGGCGACGCCGCGATCGGCATGTGCATCGACTTCTACGGCCGTTTCACCAGCGAATCCGTCCGCGTTGGCAACGGCCCCTCACGCGTCCAGTATTTCACACCGCTCGGCGGCTCGTCGATCGGCGTGGACCCCATCGGCATGCTCCGCGGCGCGCCGCATCCCGAGCTCGCCCGCGAGTTCATCGCCTTCGTGCTTTCGCTCGAGGGACAGAAGCTGTGGAACTTCAAGGTCGGCACGCCCGGCGGCCCCGCTCGTTACCCGTTGCGCCGCCTGCCGATCCGCAAGGAGCTCTACGCGCCGGAATTCACCGCCTTTCGCTCCGATCCCGACAGCTTCCCCTACGAGGACGCGAAGTCCTTCACCTACCACGAGGCGTGGACCGGCCCCCTCTTCTCCGCGCTCCGCTTCATCATTCGGGTGAGCTGCATCGACGCCCACGACGAGCAGGCCGCCGCCTGGCAGGCGCTCATCGCCGCCGGTTTTCCGCCCGAGGCCACCGCAGCGTTCAGTGACATTTCCTCGATCGATTTCACCGCCGCGCGGGACGTGATTCGTCCCGCGCTGAAAGGCAGCACGCCGCTCGCCGAAGTGCAGCTCGCCCGCCGACTCGGCGACCACTTCCGCGCGCAATATCGCCGCGCCGCTCAACTCGCCAGGGAGGGTAAATAGATGAACCGCCGCGCATTTCCCGTCGGTCCGTGGGCCGTTTATCTGCTTACCGCCGTCTTCTTCCTTTTCTTCTTTGCCCTGCCGATCTGGGAAACCCTGGGAGGCGCGTTTCGCGATCCAGGCGGCGGCTTCACCCTTGATTACCTGATCGAGGTTTTCCGCAATCCGATCTATCTCGAAGGCCTGTGGAATTCCGTGGTGATGGCCGTGCTCAGCACCGCGCTCACCGCCGCAATCGCCCTTCCTCTCGCCTTTCTCACCGACCGCTTTCTCTTCCCCGGAAAGAGCCTCTTCTCCGCGCTCATCCTCATCCCGATGATCCTGCCGCCCTTCG includes:
- a CDS encoding PAS domain S-box protein — encoded protein: MPDVPEETPPARRSDGRPSFARPTRDAITAALLIFFSSALCILVVEWASQKTQMELIHGDLLRYANAAAALIDGDRHREITRPEQTDSPEYRALIEPLVRMHQRAPEIAYLYTFVERDGKLFFVLDTATQAKRLAFSRELEASAVMEPFSSESPEEDAIEAEAVRTGKNCVTGPARDEFGTFMTGLAPIFDSAGRPVGAVGVDLDIGHLNERLDRGRFAALAGLSVAAIVALAMGMVVWRIRRRILLGEFERAGAQERWRAAEEQQALLIQALGEVVYHKDLVRNHVTYSGGTERLLGCAASVLNGSHEALLAKLHPGDRARVAEAFERACRERSIFECEYRMQHADGGYVWVSDRCVITVGADGRPEVADGVMLDITSRRHSEERFRVIFEGTTEPHLLVDAEGVVDCNHAALAMLGYTDKAEIIRQPLTKFWPEFQPDGRTTLEHARELREATLAHGTHRREVLKRHSSGELIPVEVGSTYVSIAGRTVMLIVWHDLREIKRAQADLAASESKYRELLEALEVVVYQTDIEGNWTFLNPAWQRVTGHSVTDSIGQNFEKFLLPEDVSGVEQVRQREFRGEVERSEVAFRVIHASGAQLWLEGYCRVRRDAAGQVIGTSGTLADVTRRRLAEQELIAAKDAAEAANRAKSEFLAVMSHEIRTPLNGVLGFSNLLLHTTLDHTQEEYLRTIATCGDSLLTIIDDILDFSRMESGRFELESRPFDLRECVEDVLDVHATRAFAKRIELVVRFDPEVPTDVIGDSSRLRQG
- a CDS encoding ABC transporter ATP-binding protein, with the protein product MISITIDNLVKKFGDNVALNGLSFRIEPGELFFLLGPSGCGKTTLLRNIAGFYIPEGGRILFGDDDVTHLPPHKRHTGMMFQSYALWPHMTVAQNVAFGLVERKIPKAEIDQRVGAALESVKMAPYATRKIAQLSGGQQQRVALARALVIRPRALLLDEPLSNLDAKLRLEMRTEIRRVCKEFGLTAIYVTHDQKEALSISDRMAILEGGHIAQIGDPQSVYRRPKSKVVADFIGETNFIEGRILDAKGADASVETPVGTFHGVVSDPDWLPKPGESATLSVRPECWRIDLTRPSKNATAGRIGESTYLGEIAQYQFQPIAAGAPALKIFELNPDLAHRPQDRELYATAEPDDVVVLRK
- a CDS encoding extracellular solute-binding protein, whose product is MTARLLLIVAVLAAVIGVPFALKPKQNLLATADDTLVVISPHLEAIRYEFSRAFADYYKAKTGRTVRIDWRIVGGTSEIARYLQGEYYNAFQREWTAAKRPWTNEVAAAFSNGSLKPEASPTALAARQAFLASNAGVGIDVFFGGGAFDFIAQAKAGTLVDSGVITAHPDWFTDASIPLTVSGEPYYDPEGRWIGTCLSAFGICYNNDSLRWLGVSELPSSWSDLANPRFAHQVALADPTKSGSIAKAFEMIIQQQMQIVVGKGEATDALLAEGWKNALQMILRASANARYFADSAGKVPMDVSLGDAAIGMCIDFYGRFTSESVRVGNGPSRVQYFTPLGGSSIGVDPIGMLRGAPHPELAREFIAFVLSLEGQKLWNFKVGTPGGPARYPLRRLPIRKELYAPEFTAFRSDPDSFPYEDAKSFTYHEAWTGPLFSALRFIIRVSCIDAHDEQAAAWQALIAAGFPPEATAAFSDISSIDFTAARDVIRPALKGSTPLAEVQLARRLGDHFRAQYRRAAQLAREGK